The Candidatus Defluviibacterium haderslevense DNA window GAAGGGAGTGAGATTTCTATGATCCAGGTGGTCAGCGATTTTAATGCCGGATAAATGGTATTTGCTACAGGTTTTTGTCCCGACAAAAAAGTTAAAAGCGCATATAAAACGATAAAAATAATCACGAACCGAACTATTGCTACCATATCAAATGATTATGTTTTTGATGAAATCTGATTAACCCAAATTAACCATAAGCACACAGCAATGATAATAAAAATAACAACACCTCCGTGCAAATGCAAAAACTCAAATCCCTGTGGCCAATATATGCCAGCAAGATAAAGACCCGCTATCCTCATAATATTCAATACGCCAAGTATGAGTACACCGGTAATCAATCCTTTCCACTTATCCTTTAAGGCTACCATTGGAAATGCCAGAATCGCAAAAACATAAATGGCTGTAGCTTCCATGCCATCGCAACCATCTTTAATACTCACTCGAAATTGTTCCCCTAATATTCCATCTCCCATCGCTTGAGTCTTGAATCCGAGTAGGTTCAAAAACGCATTAGCTAAAAAGGCTTGTCCACTTAACAGGGGTGTCATGATATAAGTCTCATAAAGGGATGATTTGTAAACCATATAAAAAACCAACATCATTCCAATGAACCCTATTAAAAAACGATACACAGGTTGAGTTGATTTCCATCTTTCTAATAATGCAGACATAATTGATTAAAACTAGATTAAATAAAAAAAGGCCGATGCAAAAATACATCGACCTTTATATGTTTTAATAATACTAACTTATCTTAATTTTTATTAAAAATCATGAGAACATGAATGAGATAAGCTAAGATTGGGACAGTAACTATCATTCCAATAATATCTGCTGTAGTATATTCACCCCAGATTAAGTAGATCATTATCCACCCTAGGATTGCTAAGAAGCAAGATATCCAGAATGCTTTGTCGTAAACTTGCTTAACGAACGGAAGTCTCATTAGCATTTCTGCGAGACATGTTGTAAACAGTAACAACTCCCAATGTGATTAAGATTAATCCGAATAAGAATAATCCCCATTGAGTCATAGTTGGAACTGGAGTACCACCTAAAGTAAGTACTTTCAAACATTCAGCACCAACACAACCGATACTAGCTTTTCCACCAGTAGCGTTTTGAATGTCAAGATTGAATGTATTTCTTGCACCGTTATTGTTTCCTAAGAATACTGTGAAGTCAGAACAAGCTGGTACTTCAACACCATAAGAAACGTTAGTACCCATACATACAGGACCAGGAGAACCCATGTTATCAGTATAACAAGGAGCACCAGTTGCAGTCCATAACAAAACTGGACCAGTACCCATATATGTAAAAGTAATGTTACATCCAGCTGCTGCTGCTGCTGTCCAAACCACTTTAATACACTGAGGAGTCAATAAAGTATTTTTGAAAGCGAATGTTTCATAATATGGAGCAAAGTAACCTGGGTTAGTACATCCACCTGTTGGGCAAGCTGAAGCACCAGTTGTCAAAGGAACACCTACGTTTCCAACTAAGTTTGCAGTTTTCCATCCTGGATCAGCACAAGGATATTTAGCAGGTTTTGATCCGTTCATTCCAGTTGTGATAGGGAATATAGATCCACCACCTCCGCCGCCAGCTAACACTAAGTTCACTGATACGATAACAGTAAGTATGATTGATAATAGTTTTTTCATGATTTGGTTTTTTTTAAGATTTTATTAATTAAGAAGTCCTTCGTGAACTTGGCGAAGAGCCTCGTTAAAGTTATTCACAGTTAAAGGTACGTTTGACAAAGGTACAAGGAATTGATTTGTTGTATTAACGAAAATGTGCATTTCGTTAGCATTCAAATCGAAAGTATAAGTGATACCTCTAGTAGAAGTAACATTGATATACTTTTGGAAATAATTGATTGCTTGCTGATATGACGCAAGACCGAATCTTGAGATATCCGCAACATATTCAGGAGCAACATCATTTGCTGTAGCATCCAGAATAATAAGACCGTCTGCTGTTACAGTAGCAGGTCGAGTTTGAGCATTTACGCCTAGGTTTAAGCATAAAAGCAGTAGAAAAGCTAGAATTTTAAACATACTATTCATGATTTTGGTTTTAAAAATTATAATCTAATAAAAGTCTCTGGGGAAGATAACCGCAATCTGAATAAAATAATGATAGACGTTTATATCATTTACTCTAAGGATTGGCTTGGTTATCTGTCCATCGTGTCAGAAAAACAAATTCATTCCTATGAAGTAAATGAGTTTGGTTTAATGAACAACAATGTCTCTACAGAACCGAAGGCAAAAGTAGTTAGGCTTTAATATCAAATATATACTTGGTAAAAGGTATTTTTAATATTAACAAATACTGTAATATTTATTAGCCTTTAATAAGCCGACTTAATATTCCAATATTCTAATTACAAAACTTTATTTGCCAATTTGATTCTAATATATTTCAAATTCAATAAATCAGAACATTTCTGATACTCCTGAAATTGAACATATTATAGGTTCAATGCGAAGGTAATACATTAAGCTAAATATGCCTAATATCTTATTAAAAATATTTCAAACAACTTTTAAATATATGTATATCAATAGTTTAGTTAAAAAATCAAAAAATAATTTATATATAAAATATATACATACCAAGACATCAACGCCATACTTTTAAGCGTTTAGAGTATTGGGCACATTGATTTTCAGGCTACCAAATTCACACCTAAGGCTGTTGTCAAAGCCAATTTGATAGTATTTAAGTGCATTTATGTTATTATATCTTTATCGATACCGTTCCGGAAAATGTTCTTCCATCAGAAGGCCATATTCCAGGTCCCGGGTAAAATTGAGGACGCTTGGTAAAATAATGTATGTCAAACAGATTGTTTACATTAATCTGCAATTTGATCGAATTGGATATTTTAAATGCCAAGTTCAGATCCACTAACTGGTAGGACGGTACCAATCCAGTAGCACCCGTAGAAGATGGTAATACTGCATTTAGTGCATCAGCATAACTATCTGATGTATAACTATATAGTACAGATAGGCTATAATCAGAGTAAGTGAATGTCAATCCATTTCTGGAAATCCATGCCGGTACACTTTCTACCTTGTTTCCTTCAATACTTACATTAGCGTTTCCGGATCTAAGGGTGGCATTATGATACTTAGCATCCATAAAAGACGTAGACGTAAATAAAGACAACATGCAATTTTTGCTTACAGAAATATCACCTTGCAGAAACATCTCCAGACCTGAAGTTCTAGAATCCCCTATATTGGTTCTGAAGATAATTAAATTACCTGAACTGTCTGATTGAGCTAAAGTTCCTAAGCGATTGTTGTATTGCAAATTAAATGCGTTGACATCCCATTTTATGTGATTCCACTTGCCTCTGAATCCAAGTTCTAGATTATAACCATAAGCATCTTTTAGATTTTTGTCCGAGATTTCGTAGATCGATGCCGGAATGATATCCTTAAAAATAACCGGTCGATAAGCCTGGGACCAGCCAGCGTAAATATTAATGTCTTTAGTAAAGTCATATTGACTTCCTAGACCAAACAAAGGAAACTGATGTTCAATAGTATTCGGCAAGGCAGTATCGGCATAATACACGATAACACCAGTGAAATCAGTTTTACCAATTTCCAATCTAGCTCCAGCATTCACTGAAAACTTTTTAGTAAACATCCACCTGTTTTCTACAAAAGCAGCTACATTGCTGGTTTTGTAATTTAAGTCTCTACCCCATCCCGGAGTTACTAAACTTAAATCAAAATCGCTTCCAGTAGTCCCCTTTCCTTGTTGCTGGCGATGTAAATTGTTATTCATGAATTGCACTCCAATTGTGAATGTACTGGACTGGTGCATCATCTTATAAGAATGTAACAACCTGAGTTCATTGGTATAACTATTAAAATGATCAATATCCACTTGTCTATTATTGTATTGTAATGTGGCTGGAACAATATTATCTGGTGTCGTGGCTGGTTTATCAAAAAGTACGCTATTTCTTGAACCAATGACTGCTGAACTTGTAAACTTCAATTGAGTTTTTAGATTGAGCTTCCAATCCATGACAAAGGAAGGAACATGGATGTTAGGATTATAATAATTTCTAGCCCGGGTGGACATTTTAGGATCAATCGCAAACATGCTATCTGTTAGTGGACCTGCAAGATGGGTAACATAATTGGAGTGGGTCCATTCCAATTTGAAATTAAGATTCTTCGACGCATCATAATATAAGGATATGGCTTCTGCATTATAGGCTGCATCACTATTGTCTCGATATCCTGTAATCCACTTTTTATTAGCCCAGGCTGAATATCTGATTTTACCCTTACCACCGGAAATATTGTTGTAAGTACTCACTAAACCATAAGAACCTACTGTATTAATACTTTCCAAGTTAATTATTTTTTGATTATTGGGTTTCTTACTGATATAATTCAACATTCCACCAAATTGTGCTCCATATTGTAAAGAACCTGTACCCCTAACCATCTCAATCCGTTCTACAGCTTCCATGGGAATATTATAATGACTAGCCGGATATCCATACATATCTGAATTGGTAACTATACCATCTTTGCGAATATTAAATTCCCATCCACGATGTGGATCTAACCCTCGGGTCGAAATATTCATTTGATTACCGGTTCCATCCATATCGTAAACA harbors:
- a CDS encoding archaeosortase/exosortase family protein, with translation MSALLERWKSTQPVYRFLIGFIGMMLVFYMVYKSSLYETYIMTPLLSGQAFLANAFLNLLGFKTQAMGDGILGEQFRVSIKDGCDGMEATAIYVFAILAFPMVALKDKWKGLITGVLILGVLNIMRIAGLYLAGIYWPQGFEFLHLHGGVVIFIIIAVCLWLIWVNQISSKT
- a CDS encoding TonB-dependent receptor yields the protein MKKFILTSVIIYFSSVIFGQNDKDTIKSYILEPVILDAIRINQDIQRLEPIQGTYIYSGKKTEVIDLTQKNVALTEKYGRQIFAKIPGVFVYDMDGTGNQMNISTRGLDPHRGWEFNIRKDGIVTNSDMYGYPASHYNIPMEAVERIEMVRGTGSLQYGAQFGGMLNYISKKPNNQKIINLESINTVGSYGLVSTYNNISGGKGKIRYSAWANKKWITGYRDNSDAAYNAEAISLYYDASKNLNFKLEWTHSNYVTHLAGPLTDSMFAIDPKMSTRARNYYNPNIHVPSFVMDWKLNLKTQLKFTSSAVIGSRNSVLFDKPATTPDNIVPATLQYNNRQVDIDHFNSYTNELRLLHSYKMMHQSSTFTIGVQFMNNNLHRQQQGKGTTGSDFDLSLVTPGWGRDLNYKTSNVAAFVENRWMFTKKFSVNAGARLEIGKTDFTGVIVYYADTALPNTIEHQFPLFGLGSQYDFTKDINIYAGWSQAYRPVIFKDIIPASIYEISDKNLKDAYGYNLELGFRGKWNHIKWDVNAFNLQYNNRLGTLAQSDSSGNLIIFRTNIGDSRTSGLEMFLQGDISVSKNCMLSLFTSTSFMDAKYHNATLRSGNANVSIEGNKVESVPAWISRNGLTFTYSDYSLSVLYSYTSDSYADALNAVLPSSTGATGLVPSYQLVDLNLAFKISNSIKLQINVNNLFDIHYFTKRPQFYPGPGIWPSDGRTFSGTVSIKI